The proteins below come from a single Octopus sinensis linkage group LG10, ASM634580v1, whole genome shotgun sequence genomic window:
- the LOC115216315 gene encoding syntenin-1, with product MALYPSLEDMKVDQMVKAQQTAYASNHAIQYPAQSEHGHLYPTLGDYMGLPLTPELVQDMAPPANTQIALSHGHSDQMQVAPITGANKGLVRAEIKQGIREVLLCKDEHGKIGLRLRHVNNGVFVALVQSGSPAAMAGLRFGDQILQIDNQSVAGWDNDKVHKYLKSANPQKICMAVRDRPFERTVTMQKDSSGYVGFVYKDGKIKSLVKDSSAARNGLLTDHQLIEVNGQNVVGLKDADIGAIIDAGGRTITVTVMPSVIYEHVVKCMGNSLMKKLMDHSIPDL from the exons ATGGCATTGTATCCGTCACTGGAAGATATGAAAGTTGACCAAATGGTCAAA GCTCAACAAACTGCTTATGCCAGCAATCATGCTATACAATACCCTGCACAGTCTGAACATGGTCACTTGTATCCAACTCTGGGAGATTATATGGGTCTACCATTGACTCCTGAATTGGTTCAGGATATGGCACCACCAGCAAATACACAAATTGCTTTAAGTCATGGACATAGTGATCAGATGCAAGTAGCTCCAATAACTGGTGCCAATAAAGGTTTGGTAAGAGCTGAGATAAAACAAGGTATTCGAGAAGTGTTGCTGTGCAAAGACGAACATGGAAAGATTGGATTGCGTCTCCGACATGTGAACAAT ggTGTGTTTGTAGCTTTGGTGCAGAGTGGTTCTCCAGCAGCTATGGCTGGTTTAAGATTTGGAGATCAAATTCTTCAAATTGACAACCAGTCAGTTGCTGGTTGGGACAACGATAAAGTTCATAAATATTTGAAGTCTGCCAATCCTCAGAAGATTTGTATGGCTGTTAGAGACAG GCCATTTGAGAGAACTGTCACCATGCAAAAAGACAGCAGTGGCTATGTTGGTTTTGTTTACAAGGATGGCAAGATTAAGTCTCTGGTGAAAGATTCTTCTGCTGCTAGAAATGGTCTTCTTACTGACCATCAACTTATTGAAGTGAATGGACAGAATGTTGTTGGGTTAAAG GACGCTGACATAGGAGCTATTATTGATGCTGGTGGTCGAACTATTACAGTTACTGTGATGCCTAGTGTCATCTATGAGCATGTTGTTAAATG CATGGGTAACAGTTTGATGAAGAAATTAATGGATCATTCAATTCCTGACCTGTGA